One Manihot esculenta cultivar AM560-2 chromosome 6, M.esculenta_v8, whole genome shotgun sequence DNA segment encodes these proteins:
- the LOC110617006 gene encoding uncharacterized protein LOC110617006 isoform X2 translates to MFLLWAEKVLIMKTCPSVLLIMKTCPSVLAVITHRPRGTKRAKTVPAEASQDAAGTPSVAHVDDATAPISPVLDMNATPADTVKKRRRTVSRKVGASDPATDKVNEARKSTSRKKNSHNYGTVAIIDEVEQAAKQSDVPWVDISLYSSTDMNSNDVSLEEMIAAWKDGIIGVGQEFKNVAEFRDALQKYAIAHRFVYRLKKNDTNRASGICVAEGCSWSIHASWVPSDQVFRIKKMNKAHTCEGESWKAAHPAKSWLVSVIKDRLRDSPHHKPKDIAKSVLQDFGIELSYTQVRRGLEEARKQLQGSHKEAYSQLPWFCDKMVEANPGSFVKLFIDDDSKFQRLFVSFHAAIHGFKNGCRPLLFLDSTNLKSKFHEVLLTATALDGDDGAFPVAFAVVDIENDNNWHWFLEQLKSAISTSQSLTFVSDKEKGLTKSVLQVFENAHHGYSIYPLLDEFMRNLRGPFHGDGMAALPASFLAAAHTVRLDNFRMFTEKIKQVSPKAYNWLMQIEKECWTNAFFKGELYNQITVNIAELYSNWIEELWELPVTQKVESLGCKMMELMHKREMDSNGWTTKLTPSKEKKLQEETLDSLAFKVLFSSDTVFEVHGDSIYVVDIVKRDCSCMTWELTGLPCRHAIAVFSRIGKSVYDYCSKHYTVDSFRSTYSKSINPVLDIFKPLDEEDASEVKQVLPPTTPRPPTQLKEKQIRRMDELKRVMTCSRCKGQGHNKITCKEPL, encoded by the exons ATGTTTTTGTTATGGGCAGAGAAGGTTTTAATCATGAAGACTTGCCCAAGCGTGCTTTTAATCATGAAGACTTGCCCAAGCGTGCTGGCAG TTATCACTCACAGACCACGTGGGACAAAACGAGCCAAGACTGTGCCTGCTGAAGCATCTCAAGATGCAGCTGGTACACCTTCTGTTGCCCATGTTGATGATGCAACTGCTCCCATCTCTCCTGTACTTGATATGAATGCTACCCCAGCTGATACTGTTAAGAAGCGGAGGCGTACTGTGTCCAGGAAAGTTGGTGCCAGTGATCCTGCCACTGACAAGGTTAATGAGGCAAGAAAAAGTACATCAAGGAAGAAAAATTCTCATAATTATGGCACTGTTGCCATAATTGATGAAGTAGAGCAGGCAGCAAAGCAATCAGATGTTCCATGGGTAGACATTTCTCTTTATTCATCTACTGATATGAACTCTAATGATGTTTCTCTAGAAGAAATGATTGCCGCTTGGAAAGATGGAATAATTGGCGTTGGCCAAGAATTCAAGAATGTAGCTGAATTTCGTGATGCACTGCAAAAATATGCCATTGCACATCGTTTTGTGTACAGGTTAAAAAAGAATGACACCAATCGAGCAAGTGGCATATGTGTGGCTGAAGGTTGCTCTTGGTCAATTCATGCATCTTGGGTTCCATCTGATCAAGTCTTTAGGATAAAAAAGATGAATAAAGCACATACATGTGAAGGGGAATCATGGAAGGCTGCTCATCCAGCAAAAAGTTGGCTGGTCAGTGTTATAAAGGACAGGCTAAGAGATAGCCCACATCACAAACCTAAAGACATTGCTAAATCTGTTTTGCAAGATTTTGGGATTGAACTGAGCTACACACAAGTGCGACGTGGACTTGAAGAAGCAAGAAAGCAACTTCAGGGTTCCCATAAAGAGGCTTATAGCCAGTTGCCTTGGTTCTGTGATAAGATGGTAGAGGCAAATCCAGGTAGTTTTGTGAAGCTTTTCATTGATGATGACAGCAAATTTCAACGCCTTTTTGTTTCATTTCATGCCGCAATACATGGTTTCAAGAATGGTTGTCGCCCACTTCTATTTCTTGATTCTACAAATCTCAAATCAAAATTCCATGAGGTTTTGCTGACAGCTACAGCGTTAGATGGGGATGATGGTGCTTTTCCGGTTGCATTTGCTGTAGTAGATATTGAGAATGATAATAACTGGCATTGGTTTTTGGAGCAGTTGAAATCGGCAATTTCTACTTCACAATCCCTAACTTTTGTTTCTGATAAAGAGAAGGGACTAACGAAATCTGTGCTTCAAGTATTTGAGAATGCTCACCATGGTTACTCTATATACCCCCTGCTGGATGAATTCATGAGAAATTTGAGAGGGCCATTCCATGGAGATGGGATGGCTGCTTTGCCTGCTAGTTTTTTGGCTGCTGCACATACAGTCCGACTTGATAATTTCAGAATGTTCACTGAGAAAATTAAACAGGTTTCTCCAAAAGCATACAATTGGCTTATGCAGATTGAGAAAGAATGTTGGACAAATGCATTTTTCAAGGGCGAGCTTTATAATCAAATTACAGTGAATATTGCGGAGTTGTACAGTAATTGGATTGAAGAATTGTGGGAGCTTCCTGTAACCCAGAAGGTAGAATCACTTGGATGCAAAATGATGGAGTTGATGCACAAACGTGAGATGGATTCAAATGGATGGACTACAAAGCTTACTCCATCCAAGGAGAAAAAACTGCAGGAGGAAACTCTGGATTCACTAGCTTTCAAAGTATTGTTTTCATCTGATACCGTATTTGAGGTTCATGGCGACTCAATTTATGTTGTGGATATTGTCAAAAGGGACTGTAGTTGTATGACATGGGAATTGACTGGATTACCTTGTCGCCATGCCATTGCTGTCTTCAGTCGCATTGGAAAGAGTGTATATGATTATTGTTCGAAACACTACACAGTTGATAGCTTCCGTTCGACATATTCCAAGTCCATAAATCCAGTTTTGGACATTTTTAAGCCTTTGGATGAAGAAGATGCCTCGGAGGTAAAGCAGGTGCTTCCTCCGACTACACCTCGGCCGCCAACCCAACTAAAGGAAAAACAAATTAGAAGAATGGATGAACTTAAAAGAGTAATGACTTGCTCCAGGTGCAAGGGACAAGGGCATAATAAGATCACCTGCAAGGAACCTTTGTAG
- the LOC110617006 gene encoding uncharacterized protein LOC110617006 isoform X3: MKTCPSVLLIMKTCPSVLAVITHRPRGTKRAKTVPAEASQDAAGTPSVAHVDDATAPISPVLDMNATPADTVKKRRRTVSRKVGASDPATDKVNEARKSTSRKKNSHNYGTVAIIDEVEQAAKQSDVPWVDISLYSSTDMNSNDVSLEEMIAAWKDGIIGVGQEFKNVAEFRDALQKYAIAHRFVYRLKKNDTNRASGICVAEGCSWSIHASWVPSDQVFRIKKMNKAHTCEGESWKAAHPAKSWLVSVIKDRLRDSPHHKPKDIAKSVLQDFGIELSYTQVRRGLEEARKQLQGSHKEAYSQLPWFCDKMVEANPGSFVKLFIDDDSKFQRLFVSFHAAIHGFKNGCRPLLFLDSTNLKSKFHEVLLTATALDGDDGAFPVAFAVVDIENDNNWHWFLEQLKSAISTSQSLTFVSDKEKGLTKSVLQVFENAHHGYSIYPLLDEFMRNLRGPFHGDGMAALPASFLAAAHTVRLDNFRMFTEKIKQVSPKAYNWLMQIEKECWTNAFFKGELYNQITVNIAELYSNWIEELWELPVTQKVESLGCKMMELMHKREMDSNGWTTKLTPSKEKKLQEETLDSLAFKVLFSSDTVFEVHGDSIYVVDIVKRDCSCMTWELTGLPCRHAIAVFSRIGKSVYDYCSKHYTVDSFRSTYSKSINPVLDIFKPLDEEDASEVKQVLPPTTPRPPTQLKEKQIRRMDELKRVMTCSRCKGQGHNKITCKEPL; encoded by the exons ATGAAGACTTGCCCAAGCGTGCTTTTAATCATGAAGACTTGCCCAAGCGTGCTGGCAG TTATCACTCACAGACCACGTGGGACAAAACGAGCCAAGACTGTGCCTGCTGAAGCATCTCAAGATGCAGCTGGTACACCTTCTGTTGCCCATGTTGATGATGCAACTGCTCCCATCTCTCCTGTACTTGATATGAATGCTACCCCAGCTGATACTGTTAAGAAGCGGAGGCGTACTGTGTCCAGGAAAGTTGGTGCCAGTGATCCTGCCACTGACAAGGTTAATGAGGCAAGAAAAAGTACATCAAGGAAGAAAAATTCTCATAATTATGGCACTGTTGCCATAATTGATGAAGTAGAGCAGGCAGCAAAGCAATCAGATGTTCCATGGGTAGACATTTCTCTTTATTCATCTACTGATATGAACTCTAATGATGTTTCTCTAGAAGAAATGATTGCCGCTTGGAAAGATGGAATAATTGGCGTTGGCCAAGAATTCAAGAATGTAGCTGAATTTCGTGATGCACTGCAAAAATATGCCATTGCACATCGTTTTGTGTACAGGTTAAAAAAGAATGACACCAATCGAGCAAGTGGCATATGTGTGGCTGAAGGTTGCTCTTGGTCAATTCATGCATCTTGGGTTCCATCTGATCAAGTCTTTAGGATAAAAAAGATGAATAAAGCACATACATGTGAAGGGGAATCATGGAAGGCTGCTCATCCAGCAAAAAGTTGGCTGGTCAGTGTTATAAAGGACAGGCTAAGAGATAGCCCACATCACAAACCTAAAGACATTGCTAAATCTGTTTTGCAAGATTTTGGGATTGAACTGAGCTACACACAAGTGCGACGTGGACTTGAAGAAGCAAGAAAGCAACTTCAGGGTTCCCATAAAGAGGCTTATAGCCAGTTGCCTTGGTTCTGTGATAAGATGGTAGAGGCAAATCCAGGTAGTTTTGTGAAGCTTTTCATTGATGATGACAGCAAATTTCAACGCCTTTTTGTTTCATTTCATGCCGCAATACATGGTTTCAAGAATGGTTGTCGCCCACTTCTATTTCTTGATTCTACAAATCTCAAATCAAAATTCCATGAGGTTTTGCTGACAGCTACAGCGTTAGATGGGGATGATGGTGCTTTTCCGGTTGCATTTGCTGTAGTAGATATTGAGAATGATAATAACTGGCATTGGTTTTTGGAGCAGTTGAAATCGGCAATTTCTACTTCACAATCCCTAACTTTTGTTTCTGATAAAGAGAAGGGACTAACGAAATCTGTGCTTCAAGTATTTGAGAATGCTCACCATGGTTACTCTATATACCCCCTGCTGGATGAATTCATGAGAAATTTGAGAGGGCCATTCCATGGAGATGGGATGGCTGCTTTGCCTGCTAGTTTTTTGGCTGCTGCACATACAGTCCGACTTGATAATTTCAGAATGTTCACTGAGAAAATTAAACAGGTTTCTCCAAAAGCATACAATTGGCTTATGCAGATTGAGAAAGAATGTTGGACAAATGCATTTTTCAAGGGCGAGCTTTATAATCAAATTACAGTGAATATTGCGGAGTTGTACAGTAATTGGATTGAAGAATTGTGGGAGCTTCCTGTAACCCAGAAGGTAGAATCACTTGGATGCAAAATGATGGAGTTGATGCACAAACGTGAGATGGATTCAAATGGATGGACTACAAAGCTTACTCCATCCAAGGAGAAAAAACTGCAGGAGGAAACTCTGGATTCACTAGCTTTCAAAGTATTGTTTTCATCTGATACCGTATTTGAGGTTCATGGCGACTCAATTTATGTTGTGGATATTGTCAAAAGGGACTGTAGTTGTATGACATGGGAATTGACTGGATTACCTTGTCGCCATGCCATTGCTGTCTTCAGTCGCATTGGAAAGAGTGTATATGATTATTGTTCGAAACACTACACAGTTGATAGCTTCCGTTCGACATATTCCAAGTCCATAAATCCAGTTTTGGACATTTTTAAGCCTTTGGATGAAGAAGATGCCTCGGAGGTAAAGCAGGTGCTTCCTCCGACTACACCTCGGCCGCCAACCCAACTAAAGGAAAAACAAATTAGAAGAATGGATGAACTTAAAAGAGTAATGACTTGCTCCAGGTGCAAGGGACAAGGGCATAATAAGATCACCTGCAAGGAACCTTTGTAG
- the LOC110617008 gene encoding uncharacterized protein LOC110617008 isoform X1 has product MGKRKRTTTNHNASYLPSNSDNMPCSSGAELLSREKSSHLLDSIELRPLSTGMEATDSTMKLLNVNSSLAHQHYNVGRPIFLKRSRHHYGHQYSRRNSGNNAHASSSHGKIAPLRDERLAFRLSGSEFGHHTATREKAFGRADRIRLSSLVMDASDAVKIICGICQKPLRRKPYFLGEALSSGECSIVAVLVCGHVYHADCLEQRTSDENRCDPPCPSCLGLLSQEDPSRG; this is encoded by the exons ATGGGGAAGAGAAAGCGAACTACCACTAACCACAACGCCTCCTATCTTCCTTCTAATTCGG ACAACATGCCATGCTCATCTGGAGCAGAATTACTGTCTAGGGAG AAATCTTCTCATTTACTTGATTCTATTGAATTAAGGCCTCTTTCAACTGGGATGGAAGCCACAGATAGTACCATGAAGCTGTTGAATGTGAATTCTTCTCTTGCACATCAGCATTACAATGTTGGCCGTCCAATTTTCTTGAAACGATCACGTCACCACTATGGGCATCAATACTCTCGAAGGAATTCAGGGAACAATGCTCATGCATCGAGTTCTCATGGGAAAATTGCCCCTTTACGTGATGAGAGACTTGCCTTCAGGTTGTCTGGTTCAGAGTTTGGACACCATACAG CGACCAGAGAAAAAGCATTTGGCAGGGCAGATAGAATTAGGCTAAGTTCCCTGGTAATGGATGCATCTGATGCAGTGAAGATAATATGTGGGATCTGTCAGAAGCCGTTAAGACGGAAACCATATTTTCTTGGAGAGGCACTTTCTTCCGGGGAATGCTCTATTGTGGCTGTTTTAGTCTGTGGTCATGTGTATCATGCAGACTGTTTGGAGCAGAGAACAAGTGATGAAAATAGATGTGATCCCCCTTGTCCATCTTGCTTGGGCTTGCTTTCTCAGGAGGATCCCTCAAGAGGATAA
- the LOC110617006 gene encoding uncharacterized protein LOC110617006 isoform X4, whose protein sequence is MNATPADTVKKRRRTVSRKVGASDPATDKVNEARKSTSRKKNSHNYGTVAIIDEVEQAAKQSDVPWVDISLYSSTDMNSNDVSLEEMIAAWKDGIIGVGQEFKNVAEFRDALQKYAIAHRFVYRLKKNDTNRASGICVAEGCSWSIHASWVPSDQVFRIKKMNKAHTCEGESWKAAHPAKSWLVSVIKDRLRDSPHHKPKDIAKSVLQDFGIELSYTQVRRGLEEARKQLQGSHKEAYSQLPWFCDKMVEANPGSFVKLFIDDDSKFQRLFVSFHAAIHGFKNGCRPLLFLDSTNLKSKFHEVLLTATALDGDDGAFPVAFAVVDIENDNNWHWFLEQLKSAISTSQSLTFVSDKEKGLTKSVLQVFENAHHGYSIYPLLDEFMRNLRGPFHGDGMAALPASFLAAAHTVRLDNFRMFTEKIKQVSPKAYNWLMQIEKECWTNAFFKGELYNQITVNIAELYSNWIEELWELPVTQKVESLGCKMMELMHKREMDSNGWTTKLTPSKEKKLQEETLDSLAFKVLFSSDTVFEVHGDSIYVVDIVKRDCSCMTWELTGLPCRHAIAVFSRIGKSVYDYCSKHYTVDSFRSTYSKSINPVLDIFKPLDEEDASEVKQVLPPTTPRPPTQLKEKQIRRMDELKRVMTCSRCKGQGHNKITCKEPL, encoded by the coding sequence ATGAATGCTACCCCAGCTGATACTGTTAAGAAGCGGAGGCGTACTGTGTCCAGGAAAGTTGGTGCCAGTGATCCTGCCACTGACAAGGTTAATGAGGCAAGAAAAAGTACATCAAGGAAGAAAAATTCTCATAATTATGGCACTGTTGCCATAATTGATGAAGTAGAGCAGGCAGCAAAGCAATCAGATGTTCCATGGGTAGACATTTCTCTTTATTCATCTACTGATATGAACTCTAATGATGTTTCTCTAGAAGAAATGATTGCCGCTTGGAAAGATGGAATAATTGGCGTTGGCCAAGAATTCAAGAATGTAGCTGAATTTCGTGATGCACTGCAAAAATATGCCATTGCACATCGTTTTGTGTACAGGTTAAAAAAGAATGACACCAATCGAGCAAGTGGCATATGTGTGGCTGAAGGTTGCTCTTGGTCAATTCATGCATCTTGGGTTCCATCTGATCAAGTCTTTAGGATAAAAAAGATGAATAAAGCACATACATGTGAAGGGGAATCATGGAAGGCTGCTCATCCAGCAAAAAGTTGGCTGGTCAGTGTTATAAAGGACAGGCTAAGAGATAGCCCACATCACAAACCTAAAGACATTGCTAAATCTGTTTTGCAAGATTTTGGGATTGAACTGAGCTACACACAAGTGCGACGTGGACTTGAAGAAGCAAGAAAGCAACTTCAGGGTTCCCATAAAGAGGCTTATAGCCAGTTGCCTTGGTTCTGTGATAAGATGGTAGAGGCAAATCCAGGTAGTTTTGTGAAGCTTTTCATTGATGATGACAGCAAATTTCAACGCCTTTTTGTTTCATTTCATGCCGCAATACATGGTTTCAAGAATGGTTGTCGCCCACTTCTATTTCTTGATTCTACAAATCTCAAATCAAAATTCCATGAGGTTTTGCTGACAGCTACAGCGTTAGATGGGGATGATGGTGCTTTTCCGGTTGCATTTGCTGTAGTAGATATTGAGAATGATAATAACTGGCATTGGTTTTTGGAGCAGTTGAAATCGGCAATTTCTACTTCACAATCCCTAACTTTTGTTTCTGATAAAGAGAAGGGACTAACGAAATCTGTGCTTCAAGTATTTGAGAATGCTCACCATGGTTACTCTATATACCCCCTGCTGGATGAATTCATGAGAAATTTGAGAGGGCCATTCCATGGAGATGGGATGGCTGCTTTGCCTGCTAGTTTTTTGGCTGCTGCACATACAGTCCGACTTGATAATTTCAGAATGTTCACTGAGAAAATTAAACAGGTTTCTCCAAAAGCATACAATTGGCTTATGCAGATTGAGAAAGAATGTTGGACAAATGCATTTTTCAAGGGCGAGCTTTATAATCAAATTACAGTGAATATTGCGGAGTTGTACAGTAATTGGATTGAAGAATTGTGGGAGCTTCCTGTAACCCAGAAGGTAGAATCACTTGGATGCAAAATGATGGAGTTGATGCACAAACGTGAGATGGATTCAAATGGATGGACTACAAAGCTTACTCCATCCAAGGAGAAAAAACTGCAGGAGGAAACTCTGGATTCACTAGCTTTCAAAGTATTGTTTTCATCTGATACCGTATTTGAGGTTCATGGCGACTCAATTTATGTTGTGGATATTGTCAAAAGGGACTGTAGTTGTATGACATGGGAATTGACTGGATTACCTTGTCGCCATGCCATTGCTGTCTTCAGTCGCATTGGAAAGAGTGTATATGATTATTGTTCGAAACACTACACAGTTGATAGCTTCCGTTCGACATATTCCAAGTCCATAAATCCAGTTTTGGACATTTTTAAGCCTTTGGATGAAGAAGATGCCTCGGAGGTAAAGCAGGTGCTTCCTCCGACTACACCTCGGCCGCCAACCCAACTAAAGGAAAAACAAATTAGAAGAATGGATGAACTTAAAAGAGTAATGACTTGCTCCAGGTGCAAGGGACAAGGGCATAATAAGATCACCTGCAAGGAACCTTTGTAG
- the LOC110617008 gene encoding uncharacterized protein LOC110617008 isoform X2, translating into MPCSSGAELLSREKSSHLLDSIELRPLSTGMEATDSTMKLLNVNSSLAHQHYNVGRPIFLKRSRHHYGHQYSRRNSGNNAHASSSHGKIAPLRDERLAFRLSGSEFGHHTATREKAFGRADRIRLSSLVMDASDAVKIICGICQKPLRRKPYFLGEALSSGECSIVAVLVCGHVYHADCLEQRTSDENRCDPPCPSCLGLLSQEDPSRG; encoded by the exons ATGCCATGCTCATCTGGAGCAGAATTACTGTCTAGGGAG AAATCTTCTCATTTACTTGATTCTATTGAATTAAGGCCTCTTTCAACTGGGATGGAAGCCACAGATAGTACCATGAAGCTGTTGAATGTGAATTCTTCTCTTGCACATCAGCATTACAATGTTGGCCGTCCAATTTTCTTGAAACGATCACGTCACCACTATGGGCATCAATACTCTCGAAGGAATTCAGGGAACAATGCTCATGCATCGAGTTCTCATGGGAAAATTGCCCCTTTACGTGATGAGAGACTTGCCTTCAGGTTGTCTGGTTCAGAGTTTGGACACCATACAG CGACCAGAGAAAAAGCATTTGGCAGGGCAGATAGAATTAGGCTAAGTTCCCTGGTAATGGATGCATCTGATGCAGTGAAGATAATATGTGGGATCTGTCAGAAGCCGTTAAGACGGAAACCATATTTTCTTGGAGAGGCACTTTCTTCCGGGGAATGCTCTATTGTGGCTGTTTTAGTCTGTGGTCATGTGTATCATGCAGACTGTTTGGAGCAGAGAACAAGTGATGAAAATAGATGTGATCCCCCTTGTCCATCTTGCTTGGGCTTGCTTTCTCAGGAGGATCCCTCAAGAGGATAA
- the LOC110617006 gene encoding uncharacterized protein LOC110617006 isoform X1 gives MPRKKLILICQFGGEFVTSDDGYISYTGGEAHALDINHKTVFDDLRLEIAKKCNLEYESLSMKYFLPGNRKTLITLANDKDVKRMYDFHGDSVTADVFVMGREGFNHEDLPKRAFNHEDLPKRAGRPRGTKRAKTVPAEASQDAAGTPSVAHVDDATAPISPVLDMNATPADTVKKRRRTVSRKVGASDPATDKVNEARKSTSRKKNSHNYGTVAIIDEVEQAAKQSDVPWVDISLYSSTDMNSNDVSLEEMIAAWKDGIIGVGQEFKNVAEFRDALQKYAIAHRFVYRLKKNDTNRASGICVAEGCSWSIHASWVPSDQVFRIKKMNKAHTCEGESWKAAHPAKSWLVSVIKDRLRDSPHHKPKDIAKSVLQDFGIELSYTQVRRGLEEARKQLQGSHKEAYSQLPWFCDKMVEANPGSFVKLFIDDDSKFQRLFVSFHAAIHGFKNGCRPLLFLDSTNLKSKFHEVLLTATALDGDDGAFPVAFAVVDIENDNNWHWFLEQLKSAISTSQSLTFVSDKEKGLTKSVLQVFENAHHGYSIYPLLDEFMRNLRGPFHGDGMAALPASFLAAAHTVRLDNFRMFTEKIKQVSPKAYNWLMQIEKECWTNAFFKGELYNQITVNIAELYSNWIEELWELPVTQKVESLGCKMMELMHKREMDSNGWTTKLTPSKEKKLQEETLDSLAFKVLFSSDTVFEVHGDSIYVVDIVKRDCSCMTWELTGLPCRHAIAVFSRIGKSVYDYCSKHYTVDSFRSTYSKSINPVLDIFKPLDEEDASEVKQVLPPTTPRPPTQLKEKQIRRMDELKRVMTCSRCKGQGHNKITCKEPL, from the exons ATGCCGAGAAAAAAGCTTATTCTGATATGCCAGTTTGGTGGTGAATTTGTTACAAGTGATGATGGGTATATTTCATACACTGGTGGAGAAGCACATGCTCTAGATATCAATCATAAAACTGTGTTTGATGATCTCAGGCTAGAAATTGCCAAAAAGTGCAACTTAGAATATGAATCATTGTCCATGAAATACTTCCTCCCAGGAAATAGGAAAACTCTAATTACTTTAGCAAATGACAAAGATGTAAAAAGGATGTATGATTTTCATGGGGATTCAGTAACCGCAGATGTTTTTGTTATGGGCAGAGAAGGTTTTAATCATGAAGACTTGCCCAAGCGTGCTTTTAATCATGAAGACTTGCCCAAGCGTGCTGGCAG ACCACGTGGGACAAAACGAGCCAAGACTGTGCCTGCTGAAGCATCTCAAGATGCAGCTGGTACACCTTCTGTTGCCCATGTTGATGATGCAACTGCTCCCATCTCTCCTGTACTTGATATGAATGCTACCCCAGCTGATACTGTTAAGAAGCGGAGGCGTACTGTGTCCAGGAAAGTTGGTGCCAGTGATCCTGCCACTGACAAGGTTAATGAGGCAAGAAAAAGTACATCAAGGAAGAAAAATTCTCATAATTATGGCACTGTTGCCATAATTGATGAAGTAGAGCAGGCAGCAAAGCAATCAGATGTTCCATGGGTAGACATTTCTCTTTATTCATCTACTGATATGAACTCTAATGATGTTTCTCTAGAAGAAATGATTGCCGCTTGGAAAGATGGAATAATTGGCGTTGGCCAAGAATTCAAGAATGTAGCTGAATTTCGTGATGCACTGCAAAAATATGCCATTGCACATCGTTTTGTGTACAGGTTAAAAAAGAATGACACCAATCGAGCAAGTGGCATATGTGTGGCTGAAGGTTGCTCTTGGTCAATTCATGCATCTTGGGTTCCATCTGATCAAGTCTTTAGGATAAAAAAGATGAATAAAGCACATACATGTGAAGGGGAATCATGGAAGGCTGCTCATCCAGCAAAAAGTTGGCTGGTCAGTGTTATAAAGGACAGGCTAAGAGATAGCCCACATCACAAACCTAAAGACATTGCTAAATCTGTTTTGCAAGATTTTGGGATTGAACTGAGCTACACACAAGTGCGACGTGGACTTGAAGAAGCAAGAAAGCAACTTCAGGGTTCCCATAAAGAGGCTTATAGCCAGTTGCCTTGGTTCTGTGATAAGATGGTAGAGGCAAATCCAGGTAGTTTTGTGAAGCTTTTCATTGATGATGACAGCAAATTTCAACGCCTTTTTGTTTCATTTCATGCCGCAATACATGGTTTCAAGAATGGTTGTCGCCCACTTCTATTTCTTGATTCTACAAATCTCAAATCAAAATTCCATGAGGTTTTGCTGACAGCTACAGCGTTAGATGGGGATGATGGTGCTTTTCCGGTTGCATTTGCTGTAGTAGATATTGAGAATGATAATAACTGGCATTGGTTTTTGGAGCAGTTGAAATCGGCAATTTCTACTTCACAATCCCTAACTTTTGTTTCTGATAAAGAGAAGGGACTAACGAAATCTGTGCTTCAAGTATTTGAGAATGCTCACCATGGTTACTCTATATACCCCCTGCTGGATGAATTCATGAGAAATTTGAGAGGGCCATTCCATGGAGATGGGATGGCTGCTTTGCCTGCTAGTTTTTTGGCTGCTGCACATACAGTCCGACTTGATAATTTCAGAATGTTCACTGAGAAAATTAAACAGGTTTCTCCAAAAGCATACAATTGGCTTATGCAGATTGAGAAAGAATGTTGGACAAATGCATTTTTCAAGGGCGAGCTTTATAATCAAATTACAGTGAATATTGCGGAGTTGTACAGTAATTGGATTGAAGAATTGTGGGAGCTTCCTGTAACCCAGAAGGTAGAATCACTTGGATGCAAAATGATGGAGTTGATGCACAAACGTGAGATGGATTCAAATGGATGGACTACAAAGCTTACTCCATCCAAGGAGAAAAAACTGCAGGAGGAAACTCTGGATTCACTAGCTTTCAAAGTATTGTTTTCATCTGATACCGTATTTGAGGTTCATGGCGACTCAATTTATGTTGTGGATATTGTCAAAAGGGACTGTAGTTGTATGACATGGGAATTGACTGGATTACCTTGTCGCCATGCCATTGCTGTCTTCAGTCGCATTGGAAAGAGTGTATATGATTATTGTTCGAAACACTACACAGTTGATAGCTTCCGTTCGACATATTCCAAGTCCATAAATCCAGTTTTGGACATTTTTAAGCCTTTGGATGAAGAAGATGCCTCGGAGGTAAAGCAGGTGCTTCCTCCGACTACACCTCGGCCGCCAACCCAACTAAAGGAAAAACAAATTAGAAGAATGGATGAACTTAAAAGAGTAATGACTTGCTCCAGGTGCAAGGGACAAGGGCATAATAAGATCACCTGCAAGGAACCTTTGTAG
- the LOC110617008 gene encoding uncharacterized protein LOC110617008 isoform X3 has product MGKRKRTTTNHNASYLPSNSDNMPCSSGAELLSREKSSHLLDSIELRPLSTGMEATDSTMKLLNVNSSLAHQHYNVGRPIFLKRSRHHYGHQYSRRNSGNNAHASSSHGKIAPLRDERLAFRLSGSEFGHHTEKKHLAGQIELG; this is encoded by the exons ATGGGGAAGAGAAAGCGAACTACCACTAACCACAACGCCTCCTATCTTCCTTCTAATTCGG ACAACATGCCATGCTCATCTGGAGCAGAATTACTGTCTAGGGAG AAATCTTCTCATTTACTTGATTCTATTGAATTAAGGCCTCTTTCAACTGGGATGGAAGCCACAGATAGTACCATGAAGCTGTTGAATGTGAATTCTTCTCTTGCACATCAGCATTACAATGTTGGCCGTCCAATTTTCTTGAAACGATCACGTCACCACTATGGGCATCAATACTCTCGAAGGAATTCAGGGAACAATGCTCATGCATCGAGTTCTCATGGGAAAATTGCCCCTTTACGTGATGAGAGACTTGCCTTCAGGTTGTCTGGTTCAGAGTTTGGACACCATACAG AGAAAAAGCATTTGGCAGGGCAGATAGAATTAGGCTAA